Part of the Candidozyma auris chromosome 4, complete sequence genome, TTTCTCAACATCACCCAACCTTCCCTTTGCTTCTTGTTTGAACACGTCTTTAAAGTCTCTGTGCCCACCTACGACGTTCCTTAATCTGTGGCTCCTACGCTGACCCCCCTGCAGAAGACAAGACTAGACGAACTACCGCGAATACATATATTGGTGAAACCATAGTAAACAAGGCTACCTGGACATTTCTATTGATACCTTTTGGAAAACACTTTTTCATTTCAGACCCTAATACAAATTCCTTAATAACTGCACCATGACGTCGGGGCTCCTCCTATGCATCAAGCAGTTCAACGCTCGTTTGGGAGACGAGTTGAATCTCGCTGTGGGCGACAAGATCGAAGTGCTAGCCGACGACTCTGAGTATAACGACGGGTGGTACATGGGCAAGAGCGTGAATAGCGGCAAAGTTGGATTGTTTCCCAAGCTGTTCACAAAGCCAGTGGCAGAGCAGCCTCTGGAACCCACCTTGTTGAGGTCACGTTCTCGGAGAGTGCCTCTGGGGCCAAAAGCTGGCGAAaaggcagcagcaacaacaacgacCCTGTCGAATAAGGACTCTTCAAACGTGGGTTCGAGGCTTGCGTCTCTGGAAGCTCCTCAGCCTTCAAACGATGTAAACATGACGATGAGCGAGATCGATAAGGCGTTGGAAGAACTTCAGGTGCCCACGTCTACGTCTACGCGTGAAACTACCAAAGATAATATAAAAGAACAGGAGCCCGTGCAACCCGTGAAGGAGGAGACTTCGTCAAGCCGTGGCCATAACCGTAATGTTTCTACCCTGTCCCTCACCACTGACTTGAACCCCTTACAAGCAGCAGAGTGGACACCAAAACAGGTGTCTTCCTACTTTGCCATTGTCTTGGGTTTCGATATGAGCGTGGCTGGCAAGTTTGCTCGTCACAAGATCACAGGAGAGATCTTGTTCCAGCTCGATTTGGCCCATCTCAAGGAACTAGACATTGACTCCTTCGGAACTCGTTTCGAGGTGtacaaagaaattgaaaagctcaaggagatgGCCAACAGAGCCCAAGGCACAAAACTGTCGTCTGGAAGCCGCAAGCCATCCGAGCAAAAGACTGCTCCTGTTGCAGCACCTGCTCCAACTCGTGATTTTGAatctgaagaaagaaatcCTACTCCTTACAACAACTCCGATGACGAATCTGTTGACAAGCCACTGAGCAAGCAAGCTCATTATGAACGCGAGCCAAGGAGTGCTTCAACACTTCTCCCTGCCCCTACTTTCAATCCTTATTCTCAGAATGGTGGGAAGACAAGAGCTGCGTCTGCCAAAACCCCCCATGGTCACTCCAGAACGAGGTCCCAGTCTATGGAAAATTTGCTGGCTTTGAATACCCCCAAGACTGATTCCTCCTTTATGTCCCCAAGAAAGGCACCCGAGCCTCCAGGAACAATGAGTCctatcaacaagaacttcaagttcGGTGGTAGCTCAGCTGTGCCTCAGAGTAACGACTCCTCTGCCAACAACTTCTATATGACTAGAACAAACGCGTCCTCTGGAATGATCAACAGCCCTGGTGGCCCCTCCCGACCTGCCTCTTCTATCTACGACGCATCCGCTGCTCAAGGTCATCATAGAACTACTTCTTCGAATAAGAATGACTTGGCTCATAGAAGACACTCCTCCCTTTTCTCATTCATGTCCGGGAATGGTAATGACGAGGAGCctgtcaagaaggacaaaTTACAGAGTCAGAACTTGACGAAGGGTCTCGCTAGTCCTACGAAGAGCAAGCGTGCCTCGAGATTATTTGAGAAGTCTCTGACTACCCCTGACTCCACTGATATTCCAgacattgatgatgtcaatTTCTCGCCCAAGAAGGGCAAAGATGGCACCCCCAAGGACGAGAAACGTAATGGCAGATTGAAGAGTTTGCGTTCGGTGTCCACCTCCAACTTCCGTGGTCTCACGGGCTCTAGAAAGCTGAAGACATCTGCTTTTCAGGAGGGTATCAGGGACATTACCCCAGACGAGGCAATCAAAACATCTAACTTCAGTGGCTGGATGTCCAAAAAGTCTGGCAGCACTTTGGGATGGAGGTCGCGCTATTTCACCCTTCATGGCACTCGTCTATCATATTTTACCAACTTGCGTGATAAGCGTGAGAAGGGTCTCATCGATATTACAGCTCATAAAGTGA contains:
- the BOI2 gene encoding Boi2p, with the protein product MTSGLLLCIKQFNARLGDELNLAVGDKIEVLADDSEYNDGWYMGKSVNSGKVGLFPKSFTKPVAEQPSEPTLLRSRSRRVPSGPKAGEKAAATTTTSSNKDSSNVGSRLASSEAPQPSNDVNMTMSEIDKALEELQVPTSTSTRETTKDNIKEQEPVQPVKEETSSSRGHNRNVSTSSLTTDLNPLQAAEWTPKQVSSYFAIVLGFDMSVAGKFARHKITGEILFQLDLAHLKELDIDSFGTRFEVYKEIEKLKEMANRAQGTKSSSGSRKPSEQKTAPVAAPAPTRDFESEERNPTPYNNSDDESVDKPSSKQAHYEREPRSASTLLPAPTFNPYSQNGGKTRAASAKTPHGHSRTRSQSMENLSALNTPKTDSSFMSPRKAPEPPGTMSPINKNFKFGGSSAVPQSNDSSANNFYMTRTNASSGMINSPGGPSRPASSIYDASAAQGHHRTTSSNKNDLAHRRHSSLFSFMSGNGNDEEPVKKDKLQSQNLTKGLASPTKSKRASRLFEKSSTTPDSTDIPDIDDVNFSPKKGKDGTPKDEKRNGRLKSLRSVSTSNFRGLTGSRKSKTSAFQEGIRDITPDEAIKTSNFSGWMSKKSGSTLGWRSRYFTLHGTRLSYFTNLRDKREKGLIDITAHKVIPISTDGDSSSSNDKYIALYAASTGLGRFCFKLVPPAPGFKKGLTFTQPKTHYFAVETQEEMKGWLKALMTATIDIDDSVPVVSSCNTPTVSLAKAQELLAKAREENKLRDEELRAKGFIRDGEVLEDMTNSTTLYNDSATSEEASPVVGYMDETTISSSNISTGPPKLTVDTSSTKNKRGPTTPQLSSSQGFSSPYLLASGILSPKHGGSSAGSTPNTTKSGRKDYFPEMKTPDANKSESSLEPQPVFSNSNGRVLSGSKKKDKSEKLMAYTSDGSFVIKSKK